The Drosophila teissieri strain GT53w chromosome X, Prin_Dtei_1.1, whole genome shotgun sequence genome has a segment encoding these proteins:
- the LOC122623258 gene encoding tyrosine-protein phosphatase 10D isoform X3, translating to MDCATRKQQQLRAHHQQQQQIQIQPQTHGRKRRRLQKQQHHRHYYHHHHNQQQQQQHFWWLVVGILTIFLAQHTNAADLVINVPNASSNANAFYRIDYSPPFGFPEPNTTIPASEIGKDIKFSRALPGTEYNFWLYYTNSTHRELLTWTVNITTAPDPPANLSVQLRSSKSAFITWRPPGSGRYSGFRIRVLGLTDLPFERNYSLEGNETLQLSAKELTPGGSYQVQAYSVYQGKESVAYTSRNFTTKPNTPGKFIVWFRNETTLLVLWQPPFPAGIYTHYRVSITPDDAIQSVLYVEREGEPPGPAQAAFKGLVPGREYNISVQTVSEDETSSIPTTARYLTVPERVLNVTFDEAYTTSSSFRVRWDPPRTYSEFDAYQVMLSTSRRIFNVQRGAEGESVYFDYPDVLEPGRTYEVVVKTIADNVNSWPASGEVTLRPRPVRSLGGFLDDRSNALHISWEPAETGRQDSYRISYHEQTNASEVPAPFPVAAESQITTNLTEYTLDSLLAGRRYLIAVQALSKGVASNASDITRYTRPAAPLIQELKSIDQGLMLSWRSDVNSRQDRYEVHYQRNGTREERTMATNETSLTIHYLHPGSGYEVKVHAISHGVRSEPHSYFQAVFPKPPQNLTLQTVHTNLVVLHWQPPEGSDFSEYAVRYRTDASPWQRISGLHENEARIKDMHYGERYLVQVNTVSFGVESPHPLELNVTMPPQPVSNVVPLVDSRNLTLEWPRPDGHVDFYTLKWWPTDEEDRVEFKNVTQLDDLSSPSVRIPIEELSPGRQYRFEVQASSNGIRSGTTHLSTRTMPLIQSDVFIANAGHEQGQDETITLSYTPTPADSTRFDIYRFSMGDPTIKDKEKLANDTERKLSFSGLTPGKLYNVTVWTVSGGVASLPVQRLYRLHPLPISDLKAIQVAAREITLHWTAPAGEYTDFELQYLSADEEAPQLLQNVTKNTEITLQGLRPYHNYTFTVVVRAGSTQGTDSDVSGSTLMRSSAPISASYQTLTAPPGKVEYFQPSDVQPGEVTFEWSLEPAEQHGPIDYFRITCQNADDAADVASYEFPVNATQGKIEGLVPGNQYIFRIQAKSALGYGAEREHIQTMPILAPPVPEPSVTPLEVSRTSSTIEISFRQGYFSNAHGMVRSYTIIIAEDVGKNASGLEMPSWQDVQAYTVWLPYQAVEPYNPFLTSNGSRKSSLEAEHFTIGTANCEKHQPGYCNGPLRAGTTYRIKIRAFTDEDKFTDTVYSSPITTERSDTVIVAATVAAVMLVAMVLAVVYCQHRCQLIRRASKLARMQDELAALPEGYVTPNRPVHVKDFSEHYRIMSADSDFRFSEEFEELKHVGRDQACSFANLPCNRPKNRFTNILPFDHSRFKLQPVDDDDGSDYINANYMPGHNSPREFIVTQGPLHSTREEFWRMCWESNSRAIVMLTRCFEKGREKCDQYWPVDRVAMFYGDIKVQLIIDTHFHDWSISEFMVSRNCESRIMRHFHFTTWPDFGVPEPPQSLVRFVRAFRDVIGTDMRPIIVHCSAGVGRSGTFIALDRILQHIHKSDYVDIFGIVFAMRKERVFMVQTEQQYVCIHQCLLAVLEGKEHLLADSLELHANDGYEDDEGIAETGI from the exons ATGGACTGTGCCAcgcgaaaacaacaacaattacgggcacatcatcagcagcaacaacaaatacaaatacaaccACAAACACATGGACGAAAGCGGCGGCgattacaaaaacaacagcaccaccgccactactaccaccaccaccacaatcaacaacaacaacaacaacatttctGGTGGCTTGTTGTTGGCattttgacaatttttttGGCTCAG CACACAAATGCCGCCGATCTAGTGATAAATGTGCCGAATGCGAGCAGCAACGCCAACGCCTTCTACAGAATCGACTACAGTCCGCCCTTCGGCTTCCCGGAGCCGAACACCACGATCCCCGCCAGCGAGATTGGCAAGGACATCAAGTTCTCGAGAGCTCTGCCGGGCACGGAGTACAACTTTTGGCTGTACTACACGAACTCCACGCATCGGGAGCTGCTCACCTGGACGGTGAACATAACGACAG CTCCCGATCCGCCGGCCAATCTGAGTGTGCAGCTGCGGTCCAGCAAGAGTGCCTTCATAACGTGGCGACCGCCGGGATCGGGCCGCTACTCGGGATTCCGGATCCGGGTGCTGGGCCTCACGGATCTGCCCTTCGAGCGCAACTACTCGCTGGAGGGCAACGAAACGCTGCAGCTGTCGGCCAAGGAACTGACTCCCGGCGGCAGCTACCAGGTGCAGGCGTACTCCGTCTACCAGGGCAAGGAATCGGTGGCCTACACCAGCCGCAACTTCACCACAA AGCCCAACACGCCCGGGAAGTTCATCGTGTGGTTCCGGAATGAGACGACCCTCCTGGTGCTGTGGCAGCCGCCGTTTCCGGCCGGAATCTACACCCACTACAGGGTCTCCATAACGCCGGACGACGCCATCCAGAGTGTGCTGTACGTGGAACGCGAGGGCGAACCACCGGGTCCGGCACAGGCGGCCTTCAAAGGCCTCGTTCCCGGGCGCGAGTACAATATCTCGGTGCAGACGGTGTCCGAGGACGAAACCTCATCGATCCCCACCACAGCCAGATATCTGACCGTGCCGGAGCGCGTGCTGAATGTCACCTTCGACGAGGCGTACACCACATCGAGTTCCTTTCGCGTCCGCTGGGATCCACCGCGCACCTACAGCGAGTTCGATGCCTACCAGGTGATGCTGTCCACGTCGAGGAGGATATTCAATGTGCAACGCGGTGCGGAGGGCGAGTCGGTGTACTTCGACTATCCGGATGTTTTGGAGCCGGGTCGCACCTACGAGGTGGTGGTCAAGACCATTGCGGACAATGTGAATTCGTGGCCAGCCAGCGGCGAGGTTACCCTGCGGCCACGCCCAGTTCGCAGTCTGGGCGGATTCCTCGACGATCGCAGCAATGCGCTGCACATATCCTGGGAGCCGGCGGAAACGGGACGACAGGACTCGTACCGCATCAG CTACCACGAGCAGACGAATGCCAGCGAGGTGCCGGCACCGTTTCCGGTTGCCGCTGAGTCCCAGATCACCACGAATCTCACGGAGTACACGCTGGACTCCCTGCTGGCAGGACGTCGCTACCTGATCGCCGTGCAGGCCTTGTCCAAGGGCGTGGCCTCCAATGCCAGCGACATAACGCGCTACACGCGTCCCGCGGCGCCGCTCATCCAGGAGCTGAAGAGCATCGATCAGGGCCTCATGCTCAGCTGGCGGAGTGATGTGAACTCGCGCCAGGATCGCTACGAGGTGCACTACCAGCGCAATGGAACGCGCGAGGAGCGCACTATGGCCACCAATGAGACGAGTCTCACGATCCACTACCTCCACCCCGGATCCGGTTATGAGGTGAAGGTGCACGCCATTAGCCATGGAGTCAGAAGCGAGCCGCACTCCTACTTCCAAGCTGTTT TTCCCAAACCGCCTCAGAATCTCACGCTGCAGACTGTGCATACGAATCTAGTGGTGCTTCACTGGCAGCCGCCGGAGGGCAGCGACTTCAGTGAGTATGCGGTGCGCTACCGCACGGACGCCTCGCCCTGGCAGCGGATTTCCGGACTGCACGAGAACGAGGCCAGGATCAAGGACATGCACTACGGCGAACGCTATCTGGTGCAGGTGAACACCGTGAGCTTCGGCGTCGAGAGCCCGCATCCGCTCGAGCTGAATGTGACGATGCCACCGCAGCCGGTGTCGAATGTGGTGCCGTTGGTGGATTCGCGTAATCTCACCCTGGAATGGCCGCGACCCGATGGCCATGTGGACTTCTACACGCTCAAGTGGTGGCCCACCGATGAGGAGGACCGCGTGGAATTCAAGAATGTAACGCAGCTGGACGATT TGAGCTCTCCCAGCGTTCGGATACCCATTGAAGAGCTGTCGCCAGGTCGCCAGTACCGCTTCGAGGTTCAAGCCAGTTCCAATGGCATCCGTTCCGGGACTACCCACCTGTCCACGCGCACCATGCCACTGATCCAATCCGATGTGTTCATCGCCAATGCGGGCCACGAACAGGGTCAGGATGAAACCATTACGCTTAGCTATACACCCACTCCGGCGGACAGCACTCGCTTCGATATCTACCGCTTCTCGATGGGCGATCCGACGATCAAGGACAAGGAGAAACTGGCCAACGATACGGAACGCAAGCTGAGCTTCTCGGGACTGACGCCTGGCAAGCTGTACAACGTAACCGTGTGGACAGTGAGCGGCGGAGTGGCCAGTTTGCCGGTCCAACGGCTATATCGCCTGCACCCGCTGCCCATCAGTGATTTGAAGGCCATCCAGGTGGCGGCCCGCGAGATAACGCTGCATTGGACAGCACCTGCCGGGGAATATACCGATTTTGAACTGCAGTACCTAAGTGCAGACGAGGAGGCACCACAACTGCTTCAGAATGTGACCAAGAATACAGAGATCACGCTGCAGGGCTTGCGTCCGTATCACAATTACACATTCACCGTGGTGGTGCGTGCGGGTTCCACGCAGGGCACTGATTCCGACGTTTCCGGCAGCACCCTGATGCGCAGCAGTGCTCCCATCTCGGCCAGCTACCAAACGCTGACCGCTCCGCCCGGCAAAGTCGAATACTTCCAGCCCAGTGATGTGCAGCCCGGGGAGGTTACCTTCGAGTGGAGTCTGGAACCCGCCGAACAGCATGGACCCATCGATTACTTCCGCATTACATGCCAAAACGCCGACGATGCAGCCGATGTAGCAAGCTACGAATTCCCGGTGAATGCCACTCAGGGCAAGATTGAAGGTCTGGTACCCGGCAACCAGTACATATTCCGAATACAGGCCAAGTCGGCTCTGGGCTACGGAGCCGAAAGGGAGCACATCCAAACCATGCCCATACTAGCACCACCAGTACCGGAGCCGAGTGTAACGCCCCTGGAAGTAAGCAGGACCAGCAGCACCATCGAGATTAGTTTCCGGCAGGGCTACTTCTCCAACGCCCATGGCATGGTTAGATCCTACACGATAATCATAGCCGAAGATGTGGGCAAGAATGCATCCGGACTGGAGATGCCCAGCTGGCAGGATGTGCAGGCATACACCGTGTGGTTGCCTTACCAAGCCGTAGAGCCCTACAATCCCTTCCTGACCAGCAATGGCAGCAGAAAGAGCAGCCTGGAGGCGGAGCACTTCACGATAGGAACGGCCAACTGCGAGAAACATCAGCCTGGCTACTGCAATGGTCCGCTGCGGGCAGGTACCACCTATAGGATTAAGATTCGCGCCTTTACGGATGAGGACAAGTTCACGGACACGGTGTACAGTTCGCCGATAACCACCGAACGCAGTGATACCGTCATTGTGGCGGCTACCGTGGCGGCTGTGATGCTGGTGGCCATGGTGCTGGCGGTGGTCTACTGTCAGCACCGCTGCCAACTGATCCGTCGCGCCTCCAAGTTGGCCCGCATGCAGGACGAGCTGGCCGCCCTGCCCGAGGGCTATGTCACGCCCAATCGACCCGTTCATGTCAAGGACTTCTCCGAGCACTACAGGATCATGTCGGCCGATTCGGACTTTCGTTTCAGCGAGGAGTTCGAGGAGCTGAAGCATGTGGGTCGCGATCAGGCTTGCAGCTTCGCCAACCTGCCCTGCAATCGGCCCAAGAACAGGTTTACCAATATCCTGCCCTTCGACCACTCCCGCTTCAAGCTCCAGCCGGTGGACGATGACGATGGTTCGGATTACATTAATGCGAACTACATGCCGGGTCACAATTCGCCGCGCGAGTTTATCGTCACCCAGGGACCGTTGCACTCGACGCGCGAGGAATTCTGGCGGATGTGCTGGGAGAGCAACTCCAGGGCGATTGTCATGCTGACGCGCTGCTTCGAGAAGGGTCGCGAGAAGTGCGATCAATACTGGCCGGTGGATCGGGTGGCCATGTTCTACGGGGACATCAAGGTGCAGTTGATCATCGACACGCACTTCCACGACTGGAGCATATCGGAGTTTATGGTCTCACGG AACTGCGAGTCGCGAATAATGCGGCACTTCCACTTCACCACATGGCCGGACTTTGGGGTTCCGGAGCCGCCGCAGTCGCTGGTGCGCTTTGTGCGCGCCTTCCGCGACGTCATCGGCACGGATATGCGTCCTATCATCGTCCATTGCAGCGCTGGAGTGGGCAGATCGGGCACGTTTATCGCCCTGGATCGCATCCTGCAGCACATTCACAAGTCCGACTACGTGGACATCTTTGGCATCGTATTCGCCATGCGAAAGG AGCGCGTGTTCATGGTGCAGACGGAGCAGCAGTACGTGTGCATCCATCAGTGTCTGCTGGCGGTGCTGGAGGGCAAGGAGCACCTGCTGGCCGATTCGCTCGAGCTGCATGCCAACGATGGCTACGAAG ATGACGAGGGCATAGCTGAGACGGGAATCTGA
- the LOC122623258 gene encoding tyrosine-protein phosphatase 10D isoform X1, whose product MDCATRKQQQLRAHHQQQQQIQIQPQTHGRKRRRLQKQQHHRHYYHHHHNQQQQQQHFWWLVVGILTIFLAQHTNAADLVINVPNASSNANAFYRIDYSPPFGFPEPNTTIPASEIGKDIKFSRALPGTEYNFWLYYTNSTHRELLTWTVNITTAPDPPANLSVQLRSSKSAFITWRPPGSGRYSGFRIRVLGLTDLPFERNYSLEGNETLQLSAKELTPGGSYQVQAYSVYQGKESVAYTSRNFTTKPNTPGKFIVWFRNETTLLVLWQPPFPAGIYTHYRVSITPDDAIQSVLYVEREGEPPGPAQAAFKGLVPGREYNISVQTVSEDETSSIPTTARYLTVPERVLNVTFDEAYTTSSSFRVRWDPPRTYSEFDAYQVMLSTSRRIFNVQRGAEGESVYFDYPDVLEPGRTYEVVVKTIADNVNSWPASGEVTLRPRPVRSLGGFLDDRSNALHISWEPAETGRQDSYRISYHEQTNASEVPAPFPVAAESQITTNLTEYTLDSLLAGRRYLIAVQALSKGVASNASDITRYTRPAAPLIQELKSIDQGLMLSWRSDVNSRQDRYEVHYQRNGTREERTMATNETSLTIHYLHPGSGYEVKVHAISHGVRSEPHSYFQAVFPKPPQNLTLQTVHTNLVVLHWQPPEGSDFSEYAVRYRTDASPWQRISGLHENEARIKDMHYGERYLVQVNTVSFGVESPHPLELNVTMPPQPVSNVVPLVDSRNLTLEWPRPDGHVDFYTLKWWPTDEEDRVEFKNVTQLDDLSSPSVRIPIEELSPGRQYRFEVQASSNGIRSGTTHLSTRTMPLIQSDVFIANAGHEQGQDETITLSYTPTPADSTRFDIYRFSMGDPTIKDKEKLANDTERKLSFSGLTPGKLYNVTVWTVSGGVASLPVQRLYRLHPLPISDLKAIQVAAREITLHWTAPAGEYTDFELQYLSADEEAPQLLQNVTKNTEITLQGLRPYHNYTFTVVVRAGSTQGTDSDVSGSTLMRSSAPISASYQTLTAPPGKVEYFQPSDVQPGEVTFEWSLEPAEQHGPIDYFRITCQNADDAADVASYEFPVNATQGKIEGLVPGNQYIFRIQAKSALGYGAEREHIQTMPILAPPVPEPSVTPLEVSRTSSTIEISFRQGYFSNAHGMVRSYTIIIAEDVGKNASGLEMPSWQDVQAYTVWLPYQAVEPYNPFLTSNGSRKSSLEAEHFTIGTANCEKHQPGYCNGPLRAGTTYRIKIRAFTDEDKFTDTVYSSPITTERSDTVIVAATVAAVMLVAMVLAVVYCQHRCQLIRRASKLARMQDELAALPEGYVTPNRPVHVKDFSEHYRIMSADSDFRFSEEFEELKHVGRDQACSFANLPCNRPKNRFTNILPFDHSRFKLQPVDDDDGSDYINANYMPGHNSPREFIVTQGPLHSTREEFWRMCWESNSRAIVMLTRCFEKGREKCDQYWPVDRVAMFYGDIKVQLIIDTHFHDWSISEFMVSRNCESRIMRHFHFTTWPDFGVPEPPQSLVRFVRAFRDVIGTDMRPIIVHCSAGVGRSGTFIALDRILQHIHKSDYVDIFGIVFAMRKERVFMVQTEQQYVCIHQCLLAVLEGKEHLLADSLELHANDGYEVTKIYLERQPQTKLGTLPIRASLAMAEKLDADLMTDKDEEEQHQQQTQNHQQQQLAKEDKQKSSDDDEEDDDDDDDDEDDDQQPLNNETTATLSSGSCSSSTQDVHVDLQKTISISISIEHAAQEQERICTGAKSHSDTETDSDADSEDDDEDGDGKVAKDGAVADEDGWWY is encoded by the exons ATGGACTGTGCCAcgcgaaaacaacaacaattacgggcacatcatcagcagcaacaacaaatacaaatacaaccACAAACACATGGACGAAAGCGGCGGCgattacaaaaacaacagcaccaccgccactactaccaccaccaccacaatcaacaacaacaacaacaacatttctGGTGGCTTGTTGTTGGCattttgacaatttttttGGCTCAG CACACAAATGCCGCCGATCTAGTGATAAATGTGCCGAATGCGAGCAGCAACGCCAACGCCTTCTACAGAATCGACTACAGTCCGCCCTTCGGCTTCCCGGAGCCGAACACCACGATCCCCGCCAGCGAGATTGGCAAGGACATCAAGTTCTCGAGAGCTCTGCCGGGCACGGAGTACAACTTTTGGCTGTACTACACGAACTCCACGCATCGGGAGCTGCTCACCTGGACGGTGAACATAACGACAG CTCCCGATCCGCCGGCCAATCTGAGTGTGCAGCTGCGGTCCAGCAAGAGTGCCTTCATAACGTGGCGACCGCCGGGATCGGGCCGCTACTCGGGATTCCGGATCCGGGTGCTGGGCCTCACGGATCTGCCCTTCGAGCGCAACTACTCGCTGGAGGGCAACGAAACGCTGCAGCTGTCGGCCAAGGAACTGACTCCCGGCGGCAGCTACCAGGTGCAGGCGTACTCCGTCTACCAGGGCAAGGAATCGGTGGCCTACACCAGCCGCAACTTCACCACAA AGCCCAACACGCCCGGGAAGTTCATCGTGTGGTTCCGGAATGAGACGACCCTCCTGGTGCTGTGGCAGCCGCCGTTTCCGGCCGGAATCTACACCCACTACAGGGTCTCCATAACGCCGGACGACGCCATCCAGAGTGTGCTGTACGTGGAACGCGAGGGCGAACCACCGGGTCCGGCACAGGCGGCCTTCAAAGGCCTCGTTCCCGGGCGCGAGTACAATATCTCGGTGCAGACGGTGTCCGAGGACGAAACCTCATCGATCCCCACCACAGCCAGATATCTGACCGTGCCGGAGCGCGTGCTGAATGTCACCTTCGACGAGGCGTACACCACATCGAGTTCCTTTCGCGTCCGCTGGGATCCACCGCGCACCTACAGCGAGTTCGATGCCTACCAGGTGATGCTGTCCACGTCGAGGAGGATATTCAATGTGCAACGCGGTGCGGAGGGCGAGTCGGTGTACTTCGACTATCCGGATGTTTTGGAGCCGGGTCGCACCTACGAGGTGGTGGTCAAGACCATTGCGGACAATGTGAATTCGTGGCCAGCCAGCGGCGAGGTTACCCTGCGGCCACGCCCAGTTCGCAGTCTGGGCGGATTCCTCGACGATCGCAGCAATGCGCTGCACATATCCTGGGAGCCGGCGGAAACGGGACGACAGGACTCGTACCGCATCAG CTACCACGAGCAGACGAATGCCAGCGAGGTGCCGGCACCGTTTCCGGTTGCCGCTGAGTCCCAGATCACCACGAATCTCACGGAGTACACGCTGGACTCCCTGCTGGCAGGACGTCGCTACCTGATCGCCGTGCAGGCCTTGTCCAAGGGCGTGGCCTCCAATGCCAGCGACATAACGCGCTACACGCGTCCCGCGGCGCCGCTCATCCAGGAGCTGAAGAGCATCGATCAGGGCCTCATGCTCAGCTGGCGGAGTGATGTGAACTCGCGCCAGGATCGCTACGAGGTGCACTACCAGCGCAATGGAACGCGCGAGGAGCGCACTATGGCCACCAATGAGACGAGTCTCACGATCCACTACCTCCACCCCGGATCCGGTTATGAGGTGAAGGTGCACGCCATTAGCCATGGAGTCAGAAGCGAGCCGCACTCCTACTTCCAAGCTGTTT TTCCCAAACCGCCTCAGAATCTCACGCTGCAGACTGTGCATACGAATCTAGTGGTGCTTCACTGGCAGCCGCCGGAGGGCAGCGACTTCAGTGAGTATGCGGTGCGCTACCGCACGGACGCCTCGCCCTGGCAGCGGATTTCCGGACTGCACGAGAACGAGGCCAGGATCAAGGACATGCACTACGGCGAACGCTATCTGGTGCAGGTGAACACCGTGAGCTTCGGCGTCGAGAGCCCGCATCCGCTCGAGCTGAATGTGACGATGCCACCGCAGCCGGTGTCGAATGTGGTGCCGTTGGTGGATTCGCGTAATCTCACCCTGGAATGGCCGCGACCCGATGGCCATGTGGACTTCTACACGCTCAAGTGGTGGCCCACCGATGAGGAGGACCGCGTGGAATTCAAGAATGTAACGCAGCTGGACGATT TGAGCTCTCCCAGCGTTCGGATACCCATTGAAGAGCTGTCGCCAGGTCGCCAGTACCGCTTCGAGGTTCAAGCCAGTTCCAATGGCATCCGTTCCGGGACTACCCACCTGTCCACGCGCACCATGCCACTGATCCAATCCGATGTGTTCATCGCCAATGCGGGCCACGAACAGGGTCAGGATGAAACCATTACGCTTAGCTATACACCCACTCCGGCGGACAGCACTCGCTTCGATATCTACCGCTTCTCGATGGGCGATCCGACGATCAAGGACAAGGAGAAACTGGCCAACGATACGGAACGCAAGCTGAGCTTCTCGGGACTGACGCCTGGCAAGCTGTACAACGTAACCGTGTGGACAGTGAGCGGCGGAGTGGCCAGTTTGCCGGTCCAACGGCTATATCGCCTGCACCCGCTGCCCATCAGTGATTTGAAGGCCATCCAGGTGGCGGCCCGCGAGATAACGCTGCATTGGACAGCACCTGCCGGGGAATATACCGATTTTGAACTGCAGTACCTAAGTGCAGACGAGGAGGCACCACAACTGCTTCAGAATGTGACCAAGAATACAGAGATCACGCTGCAGGGCTTGCGTCCGTATCACAATTACACATTCACCGTGGTGGTGCGTGCGGGTTCCACGCAGGGCACTGATTCCGACGTTTCCGGCAGCACCCTGATGCGCAGCAGTGCTCCCATCTCGGCCAGCTACCAAACGCTGACCGCTCCGCCCGGCAAAGTCGAATACTTCCAGCCCAGTGATGTGCAGCCCGGGGAGGTTACCTTCGAGTGGAGTCTGGAACCCGCCGAACAGCATGGACCCATCGATTACTTCCGCATTACATGCCAAAACGCCGACGATGCAGCCGATGTAGCAAGCTACGAATTCCCGGTGAATGCCACTCAGGGCAAGATTGAAGGTCTGGTACCCGGCAACCAGTACATATTCCGAATACAGGCCAAGTCGGCTCTGGGCTACGGAGCCGAAAGGGAGCACATCCAAACCATGCCCATACTAGCACCACCAGTACCGGAGCCGAGTGTAACGCCCCTGGAAGTAAGCAGGACCAGCAGCACCATCGAGATTAGTTTCCGGCAGGGCTACTTCTCCAACGCCCATGGCATGGTTAGATCCTACACGATAATCATAGCCGAAGATGTGGGCAAGAATGCATCCGGACTGGAGATGCCCAGCTGGCAGGATGTGCAGGCATACACCGTGTGGTTGCCTTACCAAGCCGTAGAGCCCTACAATCCCTTCCTGACCAGCAATGGCAGCAGAAAGAGCAGCCTGGAGGCGGAGCACTTCACGATAGGAACGGCCAACTGCGAGAAACATCAGCCTGGCTACTGCAATGGTCCGCTGCGGGCAGGTACCACCTATAGGATTAAGATTCGCGCCTTTACGGATGAGGACAAGTTCACGGACACGGTGTACAGTTCGCCGATAACCACCGAACGCAGTGATACCGTCATTGTGGCGGCTACCGTGGCGGCTGTGATGCTGGTGGCCATGGTGCTGGCGGTGGTCTACTGTCAGCACCGCTGCCAACTGATCCGTCGCGCCTCCAAGTTGGCCCGCATGCAGGACGAGCTGGCCGCCCTGCCCGAGGGCTATGTCACGCCCAATCGACCCGTTCATGTCAAGGACTTCTCCGAGCACTACAGGATCATGTCGGCCGATTCGGACTTTCGTTTCAGCGAGGAGTTCGAGGAGCTGAAGCATGTGGGTCGCGATCAGGCTTGCAGCTTCGCCAACCTGCCCTGCAATCGGCCCAAGAACAGGTTTACCAATATCCTGCCCTTCGACCACTCCCGCTTCAAGCTCCAGCCGGTGGACGATGACGATGGTTCGGATTACATTAATGCGAACTACATGCCGGGTCACAATTCGCCGCGCGAGTTTATCGTCACCCAGGGACCGTTGCACTCGACGCGCGAGGAATTCTGGCGGATGTGCTGGGAGAGCAACTCCAGGGCGATTGTCATGCTGACGCGCTGCTTCGAGAAGGGTCGCGAGAAGTGCGATCAATACTGGCCGGTGGATCGGGTGGCCATGTTCTACGGGGACATCAAGGTGCAGTTGATCATCGACACGCACTTCCACGACTGGAGCATATCGGAGTTTATGGTCTCACGG AACTGCGAGTCGCGAATAATGCGGCACTTCCACTTCACCACATGGCCGGACTTTGGGGTTCCGGAGCCGCCGCAGTCGCTGGTGCGCTTTGTGCGCGCCTTCCGCGACGTCATCGGCACGGATATGCGTCCTATCATCGTCCATTGCAGCGCTGGAGTGGGCAGATCGGGCACGTTTATCGCCCTGGATCGCATCCTGCAGCACATTCACAAGTCCGACTACGTGGACATCTTTGGCATCGTATTCGCCATGCGAAAGG AGCGCGTGTTCATGGTGCAGACGGAGCAGCAGTACGTGTGCATCCATCAGTGTCTGCTGGCGGTGCTGGAGGGCAAGGAGCACCTGCTGGCCGATTCGCTCGAGCTGCATGCCAACGATGGCTACGAAG TGACTAAAATTTACTTAGAGCGCCAGCCACAAACGAAACTGGGAACCTTGCCCATACGAGCTTCTCTGGCCATGGCCGAGAAACTGGACGCGGATTTAATGACCGACaaggatgaggaggagcagcaccagcagcagactcagaaccaccagcagcagcagctggccaaggaAGATAAGCAAAAGAGCAGTGATGACGATGAAGaagacgatgacgacgacgacgatgacgaagACGATGACCAGCAGCCGTTGAACAATGAAACGACGGCCACCTTGTCATcgggcagctgcagcagcagcacccaggatgtgcatgtggatCTCCAGAAGAcgatctcgatctcgatctcCATAGAACACGCCGCGCAAGAGCAGGAACGAATCTGCACCGGCGCAAAGTCGCACTCAGACACCGAAACTGACTCAGACGCGGACTCAGAggacgatgatgaggatggggatgggaaggTGGCCAAGGATGGGGCTGTCGCCGATGAGGATGGCTGGTGGTATTGA